One segment of Amycolatopsis alba DSM 44262 DNA contains the following:
- a CDS encoding alpha-L-fucosidase, whose translation MVMRVRAHRTAWLALVLALLAGLLTTPPASAEVHHPRQQWLREATAGLFLHWGMFTAPRQTDCAAWERAVTDGGWSADYWVDEARKLGASYIVLATFHSRLGYARPWPSAIPGSCSTRRDLLGELVKAGNAKGVRTILYMTDDPQWHKETGVESLDSAAYSAYKGKQVDLTTRPGFGEYSYDLFHEVMDRYSDLAGFWIDNDNEYWEKNKLYEQVREKRPSWLLSNNNEDTPIMDTVSNEQKTGITPPYDYPQAAFTPMPRLTEADYKLPTNGGWWYDGTDQAVDFRLSTGRYITNAGSSMKSLMAETPMVKGKFPPQQEAYNNFMASWVPPIKSSLQGKEGGGYMYGGMQPGFWNDGAHGVITVEPGAGTQYLHVVTRPSTDLLRLRDNGYKVTRVSDVRTGKPLRFSQSAGYLTLVDIKDWDTYDTVFKVETAGQRNFLDSHTIKATASSARAGHPASNLVDGNFENYWDADGKEPVSLTLDLGRRRSATYLAVNQREMSPTHARESFGRPEDSSRIQDYRVYVSDDGRNWGEPVRAGAMPSARGVQFIDFGERQTRFIKLEVLNTWSGPQAKPFYRQLGIDEIKVASGYPSSVFGAQVPLEAEAFRNDHEGRARLGWCSPCSGSFQVTGLGGGRRNSVTYPGVTVAETGSHRLQLDTTGGPATSVAVSVNGGAPVETAIDAGPPGTVVSTAIPVALNAGSNTVKVFSNATSGPGLDRIAIAPLPPSSYTPKTTLTVEPGGVQWLSPGRQSLKVTAKLRLDADDTIGKVTMAPAVPAGWSLQGAPATAASMRVGNELEASWTLVSPEGVTAADIPVTASFDLLGRAKSVSKPVRVSPRPADRVFMREAEDSANDVGSAGVTSCGVCSGGQKVRNIGGDPDAFVRFDDVTVPETRQYTLYLDFTVNGPRSYFVTVDDGTPIEVKVDGSGNNTQLTTSVPVELKAGANTIKLSNDHASAPDLDRLSLG comes from the coding sequence ATGGTCATGAGAGTTCGAGCGCACCGCACCGCCTGGCTCGCCCTGGTCCTCGCCCTGCTGGCGGGCCTGCTCACCACGCCGCCGGCGAGCGCGGAGGTGCACCATCCCCGCCAGCAATGGCTGCGCGAGGCCACCGCGGGACTCTTCCTCCACTGGGGCATGTTCACCGCACCCCGCCAGACCGACTGCGCCGCCTGGGAACGCGCGGTCACCGACGGCGGCTGGAGCGCGGACTACTGGGTGGACGAGGCCCGCAAACTCGGCGCCTCCTACATCGTGCTCGCCACCTTCCACAGCAGGCTGGGCTACGCGCGGCCGTGGCCGTCGGCCATCCCCGGAAGCTGCTCCACGCGCCGCGACCTCCTCGGCGAACTCGTCAAAGCAGGCAACGCCAAGGGTGTCCGGACGATCCTCTACATGACCGACGATCCCCAATGGCACAAGGAAACCGGCGTCGAGTCGCTCGATTCCGCCGCGTACTCCGCCTACAAGGGCAAGCAGGTCGACCTGACCACCCGCCCCGGCTTCGGCGAGTACAGCTACGACCTCTTCCACGAGGTCATGGACCGCTACTCGGACCTCGCCGGGTTCTGGATCGACAACGACAACGAGTACTGGGAGAAGAACAAGCTCTACGAACAGGTCCGTGAGAAACGCCCGTCCTGGTTGCTGAGCAACAACAACGAGGACACCCCGATCATGGACACGGTCAGCAACGAGCAGAAGACCGGCATCACCCCGCCGTACGACTACCCGCAGGCCGCGTTCACCCCGATGCCGCGGCTGACCGAGGCCGACTACAAACTGCCGACCAACGGCGGCTGGTGGTACGACGGCACCGATCAGGCCGTCGACTTCCGGTTGTCCACCGGCCGCTACATCACCAACGCGGGTTCGTCGATGAAGTCGCTGATGGCGGAAACCCCGATGGTGAAAGGGAAGTTCCCGCCGCAGCAGGAGGCGTACAACAACTTCATGGCGAGCTGGGTACCGCCGATCAAATCCTCCTTGCAGGGCAAAGAGGGCGGCGGGTACATGTACGGCGGGATGCAGCCGGGCTTCTGGAACGACGGCGCGCACGGCGTCATCACCGTCGAGCCCGGCGCGGGAACGCAGTACCTCCACGTGGTCACTCGTCCGAGCACCGACCTGCTCCGCCTGCGTGACAACGGGTACAAAGTGACCAGGGTGTCCGATGTGCGCACCGGCAAACCACTGCGCTTCAGTCAATCCGCCGGGTATCTGACCCTTGTGGACATCAAGGACTGGGACACCTACGACACGGTGTTCAAGGTGGAGACGGCCGGGCAGCGGAACTTCCTCGACTCCCACACGATCAAGGCGACGGCTTCGTCCGCGCGTGCGGGGCATCCGGCGTCGAATCTCGTCGACGGGAACTTCGAGAACTACTGGGACGCGGACGGCAAGGAACCGGTCTCGCTGACCTTGGACCTCGGCAGGCGGCGGAGCGCGACCTACCTCGCGGTGAACCAGCGTGAGATGTCACCGACCCACGCGCGCGAATCGTTCGGCAGGCCGGAGGACTCGTCGAGGATCCAGGACTACCGCGTCTACGTCAGCGACGACGGCCGGAACTGGGGCGAACCGGTCCGCGCCGGGGCGATGCCGAGCGCTCGCGGAGTGCAGTTCATCGACTTCGGTGAACGGCAGACCCGCTTCATCAAGCTGGAAGTGCTGAACACCTGGTCCGGCCCGCAGGCGAAACCCTTCTACCGGCAACTGGGGATCGACGAGATCAAGGTGGCCTCCGGCTACCCGAGTTCCGTCTTCGGCGCCCAGGTCCCGCTGGAGGCCGAAGCCTTCCGCAACGACCACGAAGGCCGTGCCCGGCTCGGCTGGTGCTCCCCCTGCTCCGGATCGTTCCAGGTCACCGGCCTCGGCGGCGGCCGGCGCAACTCGGTCACCTATCCGGGGGTGACGGTCGCGGAAACCGGGAGCCATCGGCTCCAGCTCGACACGACGGGCGGCCCCGCGACGTCGGTGGCGGTGAGTGTCAACGGCGGCGCTCCCGTCGAGACCGCGATCGACGCCGGCCCGCCGGGAACCGTGGTCTCGACGGCGATCCCCGTCGCGCTGAACGCCGGTTCCAACACCGTCAAGGTGTTCAGCAACGCCACGTCGGGGCCGGGCCTGGACCGGATCGCGATCGCTCCCCTGCCGCCGTCGTCCTACACGCCGAAGACGACCCTGACCGTCGAACCCGGTGGCGTCCAATGGCTTTCCCCAGGACGGCAGTCCTTGAAGGTGACCGCGAAACTGCGGCTCGACGCCGACGACACGATCGGCAAGGTCACCATGGCCCCGGCGGTCCCGGCCGGCTGGAGCCTGCAGGGCGCTCCGGCGACGGCGGCGTCCATGCGCGTCGGGAACGAGCTCGAAGCCTCGTGGACGCTGGTCTCCCCCGAAGGCGTCACCGCGGCCGACATCCCGGTCACCGCGTCGTTCGACCTTCTCGGCCGGGCGAAATCCGTGAGCAAGCCGGTGCGGGTGAGCCCACGACCGGCCGACCGGGTCTTCATGCGGGAGGCCGAAGATTCGGCGAACGACGTCGGCAGCGCGGGCGTCACGAGCTGCGGGGTGTGCTCGGGCGGCCAGAAGGTCCGCAACATCGGCGGCGATCCGGACGCTTTCGTGCGGTTCGACGACGTGACCGTGCCCGAGACGAGGCAGTACACCCTCTACCTCGACTTCACCGTCAACGGACCTCGCTCGTACTTCGTCACGGTCGACGACGGCACTCCGATCGAGGTGAAGGTCGACGGTTCTGGCAACAACACCCAGCTCACGACCTCGGTTCCGGTCGAGCTGAAGGCGGGGGCGAACACGATCAAGCTGTCCAACGACCACGCCTCCGCCCCGGACCTCGATCGGCTGTCACTGGGGTGA
- a CDS encoding MerR family transcriptional regulator: protein MTTLMPIGVFAHATRLSVRALRNYDRLGLLVPARIDPGTGYRRYSLEQFARAGLIRRLRELEVPLAEIAGILDAGSPDEVKAAIKRHHDRVAARAAELAAISGGLDSVLAEPTRWLHVYERVRTPQRIAFLTIRTPLSGLAELIGPAYARLFAALDAQGVTPSGPPGTRYRTDDPDELTVELFVPVEGSVRDDGEIGPAELPGGLLAATIHEGDYEDVETAYRSLGRWIAERDRVPTGPAEELYLVAPGPSVAPEAYRTEIAWPVTA from the coding sequence ATGACGACCTTGATGCCGATCGGCGTGTTCGCGCACGCCACCAGGCTGTCGGTCCGCGCGCTGCGCAACTACGACCGGCTCGGGCTGCTGGTGCCCGCCAGGATCGACCCCGGCACCGGGTACCGCCGGTACTCGCTGGAGCAGTTCGCGCGCGCGGGCCTGATCCGGCGGCTTCGGGAACTGGAGGTCCCGCTGGCGGAGATCGCCGGGATCCTCGACGCGGGGTCCCCGGACGAGGTGAAGGCCGCGATCAAACGGCATCACGACCGGGTGGCCGCGCGGGCCGCGGAACTCGCGGCGATCAGCGGCGGGCTCGACTCCGTGCTCGCCGAGCCGACGCGGTGGCTGCATGTCTACGAGCGCGTGCGCACGCCGCAGCGGATCGCCTTCCTGACGATCCGGACCCCGCTGAGCGGCTTGGCCGAGCTGATCGGTCCCGCGTACGCGCGGCTGTTCGCGGCGCTGGACGCTCAAGGGGTCACGCCGTCCGGACCACCTGGGACCCGCTACCGCACCGACGATCCCGACGAGCTGACCGTCGAACTGTTCGTCCCGGTGGAAGGATCGGTGCGCGACGACGGCGAGATCGGCCCCGCCGAGCTTCCCGGTGGCCTGCTCGCGGCGACGATCCACGAGGGTGACTACGAAGACGTCGAGACCGCCTACCGATCGCTGGGCCGCTGGATCGCCGAGCGCGACCGCGTCCCGACCGGGCCCGCCGAGGAGTTGTACCTGGTGGCGCCCGGACCGTCGGTCGCGCCCGAGGCGTACCGCACCGAGATCGCCTGGCCGGTGACCGCGTGA
- a CDS encoding BtrH N-terminal domain-containing protein: MILDGIRTEGGEHCETSTLDVLLRHAGVELSEPMLFGLGEGLGFIYWDGKNLPFPFLGGRAKPAEITRKLADRLGLTLRVKETTSARTAWRNVAEQIDAGVPVGLQLDSYHLEYFTSKVHFGGHFAALYGYDAKKAFLVDTAQQGGSVSTSLVSLERARGEKGPMTAKNRSFTIGADGPPVPLADAIRTAVRANAAEFLNPPIANLGYRGIGKAAVQVRKWLDRSSDPARDLPQVAVLMERAGTGGALFRRIYRDFLEEATAFVDDAVLRTAYEKYRDVTPLWTEVAGLFTQAGETGDARHLADASAVLSELAQREQEAMTALATVQRVRS, translated from the coding sequence GTGATCCTCGACGGCATCCGAACCGAAGGCGGCGAGCACTGCGAGACCAGCACTCTCGACGTCCTCCTGCGACACGCCGGGGTCGAGCTGTCCGAGCCGATGCTGTTCGGGCTCGGCGAAGGTCTCGGCTTCATCTACTGGGACGGGAAGAACCTGCCGTTCCCGTTCCTCGGCGGGCGGGCCAAACCCGCCGAGATCACGCGGAAGCTGGCCGACCGCCTCGGACTCACCTTGCGGGTGAAGGAAACGACGTCGGCGCGCACGGCGTGGCGGAACGTGGCCGAACAGATCGACGCCGGTGTCCCCGTCGGCCTTCAGCTCGACTCGTACCACCTCGAGTACTTCACCTCGAAAGTCCACTTTGGAGGGCACTTCGCGGCCTTGTACGGCTATGACGCAAAGAAGGCCTTTCTCGTCGACACCGCGCAGCAGGGTGGTTCCGTGTCGACGTCCTTGGTGAGCCTGGAGCGCGCTCGTGGCGAGAAGGGGCCGATGACGGCGAAGAACCGCTCGTTCACCATCGGCGCGGACGGGCCTCCCGTCCCGCTCGCCGACGCCATCCGCACGGCCGTGCGGGCCAACGCGGCGGAGTTCCTGAATCCGCCCATCGCCAACCTCGGGTATCGCGGGATCGGCAAGGCCGCCGTCCAGGTGCGGAAATGGCTGGACCGCAGCAGCGATCCCGCCCGTGATCTCCCGCAGGTCGCCGTCCTGATGGAACGGGCGGGGACCGGCGGCGCGCTCTTCCGCCGGATCTACCGCGACTTTCTCGAAGAAGCAACGGCCTTCGTCGACGACGCCGTCCTCCGCACCGCATATGAGAAGTACCGCGATGTCACTCCACTATGGACAGAAGTCGCGGGCTTGTTCACACAGGCGGGAGAAACCGGCGACGCCCGGCACCTGGCCGACGCGTCCGCCGTCCTGTCCGAACTGGCCCAGCGCGAACAGGAGGCGATGACGGCGCTCGCGACGGTTCAGCGTGTGCGCTCGTAG
- a CDS encoding DUF1684 domain-containing protein, translated as MSTSLDTFTQDWQGWKTQRERDLADPLGWLALVSLDWLEDKPRAYEGLPGLWWQDADAAYLDPQGADLSHDGERLTGVRRFELVNSGATTRVVAGDIEIEVARRGGYLIRAHDPKAPVLNAFRGVPAYEPDAAWVLSGTFEAFDEPQPTTVGAVVEGLSHVYVAPGIVRFERDGVEHTLTAFNGKKDGLLILFTDATSGVTTYAANRSLAVSPPGEDGSVVLDFTRATNLPCAFTDFATCPLPPAGNDLPFAVEAGEKLPYERTR; from the coding sequence ATGAGCACAAGCCTGGACACGTTCACGCAGGACTGGCAGGGCTGGAAGACCCAGCGCGAGCGCGATCTCGCCGACCCGCTCGGCTGGCTCGCGCTGGTCTCGCTCGACTGGCTGGAGGACAAGCCGCGCGCGTATGAGGGGCTGCCGGGGCTGTGGTGGCAGGACGCCGACGCGGCGTACCTCGACCCGCAGGGCGCCGACCTCTCGCACGACGGCGAACGGCTCACCGGTGTCCGTCGCTTCGAGCTGGTCAACAGCGGTGCGACCACTCGTGTCGTCGCCGGGGACATCGAGATCGAGGTGGCACGCCGCGGCGGGTATCTGATCCGGGCGCACGACCCGAAAGCGCCGGTGCTGAACGCTTTCCGCGGTGTCCCGGCGTATGAGCCCGACGCGGCCTGGGTGCTGTCCGGGACCTTCGAAGCTTTCGACGAGCCGCAGCCGACCACGGTCGGCGCGGTCGTCGAAGGCCTCAGCCACGTTTATGTCGCCCCTGGAATCGTCCGTTTCGAACGCGACGGCGTGGAACACACGCTCACCGCGTTCAACGGCAAGAAGGACGGCCTGCTCATCCTGTTCACCGACGCGACGAGCGGCGTCACCACCTACGCCGCGAACCGGTCGCTCGCGGTGTCCCCGCCCGGCGAGGACGGTTCCGTCGTCCTCGACTTCACCCGCGCGACGAATCTGCCGTGCGCGTTCACCGACTTCGCCACGTGCCCGTTGCCGCCGGCGGGCAACGACCTGCCGTTCGCGGTCGAAGCGGGGGAGAAGCTGCCCTACGAGCGCACACGCTGA
- a CDS encoding DUF4279 domain-containing protein, giving the protein MTRLLDLRPSRAFEVGDPVGRRPGAIRRMSLWLLSSDLPPDGELADHLHWLLDRGRLVLLGGVGSVRTCHRT; this is encoded by the coding sequence GTGACTCGGCTACTTGACCTAAGGCCATCACGTGCGTTCGAGGTCGGGGATCCGGTAGGCCGCCGTCCAGGAGCCATCCGCCGGATGTCACTGTGGCTGCTGTCGTCGGACTTGCCGCCGGACGGCGAACTCGCCGATCATCTTCACTGGCTTCTCGACCGCGGCCGACTGGTTCTGCTTGGCGGCGTCGGATCCGTGCGAACATGCCATCGAACTTGA